ATGAGCTGGTGCCGGGCATCACCGAACTGCCGCTCACCGAGACCCGCGCGGGGCTGCGCCCCGGCTCACCCGACAACGCGCCGCTGCTCGGGCCGACCGAGCTCCCCGGACTGCTGCTCGCCACCGGGCACTACCGCAACGGCGTGCTGCTCACCCCGGTGACCGGCGACGCCCTGGCCGACGCCCTGGTCTCCGGGGAACTGCCGGAAGAAGCCCGCCCTTTCACCCCCCACCGCTTCTCCCCCGCACGCCAGGAGGCGTCCGTATGAGCATGACCGTGAAGCCGACCGTCTCCGTCAACGGGGAGCCCCGGGAGATCGCCGCCGGCACGACGCTGGACACGCTGGTCGCGACGCTGACGGCGGCGTGCTCCGGTGTCGCGGCGGCCGTGAACGAGTCGGTCGTCCCGCGCAGCGAGTGGCCGGTGACGCCACTCGGCGACGGCGACCGGGTGGAGATCCTCACCGCGGTGCAGGGCGGGTGACCGGGGCCGTGGCGGACGACCGTTTCACCCTGGGCGGCGTCGAGTTCTCGTCCCGGCTGATCATGGGTACGGGAGGGGCGCCCAGTCTCGACGTCCTGGAGCGCGCGCTGGTCGCGAGCGGCACGGAGCTGACGACCGTGGCGATGCGGCGGCTGGATCCGACCGTACGGGGCTCCGTGCTGTCGGTGCTGGAACGGCTGGGCATCCGGGTGCTGCCGAACACCGCCGGCTGCTTCACCGCGGGCGAGGCGGTGCTCACGGCACGGCTGGCGCGGGAGGCGCTGGGCACGCGCTGGATCAAGCTGGAGGTGGTCGCCGACGAGCGCACCCTGCTGCCCGACCCGGTGGAGTTGCTCGACGCCGCCGAGGTGCTGGTGGACGACGGCTTCCTCGTGCTGCCTTACACCAACGACGATCCGGTGCTCGCTCGGAAGCTGGAGGAGGTCGGCTGTGCGGCGATCATGCCGCTGGGCTCACCGATCGGCTCCGGGCTCGGCATCCGCAACCCGCACAACTTCCAGCTGATCACCGAGCAGGCCGATGTCCCGGTGATCCTGGACGCGGGGGCGGGCACCGCATCGGACGCGGCCCTGGCGATGGAGCTGGGCTGCGCGGCGGTGATGCTCGCTTCGGCGGTCACCCGCGCGCAGGAGCCGGTGCTGATGGCCGCGGCGATGCGCCACGCGGTCGAGGCCGGCCGCCTGGCGCATCGCGCGGGCAGGATCCCGCGCCGCCACTTCGCCCAGGCGTCATCCCCGG
This DNA window, taken from Streptomyces sp. SCSIO 30461, encodes the following:
- the thiS gene encoding sulfur carrier protein ThiS yields the protein MSMTVKPTVSVNGEPREIAAGTTLDTLVATLTAACSGVAAAVNESVVPRSEWPVTPLGDGDRVEILTAVQGG
- a CDS encoding thiazole synthase gives rise to the protein MADDRFTLGGVEFSSRLIMGTGGAPSLDVLERALVASGTELTTVAMRRLDPTVRGSVLSVLERLGIRVLPNTAGCFTAGEAVLTARLAREALGTRWIKLEVVADERTLLPDPVELLDAAEVLVDDGFLVLPYTNDDPVLARKLEEVGCAAIMPLGSPIGSGLGIRNPHNFQLITEQADVPVILDAGAGTASDAALAMELGCAAVMLASAVTRAQEPVLMAAAMRHAVEAGRLAHRAGRIPRRHFAQASSPVEGRAALDPERPAF